ATCTTTGTTCTCAGAGTGATTAACATTATACACTCTTTTAAATTGCATGCTTTTTGAACCGAAATTAATTAGCAAGCCAATTGGTAAATTATAGGCTTGACAATAATTCATTGCCTGAGCCAAATGCACATCTTCTAACTGTATCAATGCTTTTATTTCTACCATAATATTGTCTTCAACAAAAAAATCTACACGTCTTGTTCCTATATTCACGCCTTCGTAATAAATAGACATTTCCATTTCTCGTTGAAAAGCAAGCCCTTGCTTTTCAAATTCAATAGCCAAAGCACGCTGATAAATAACTTCCTGAAAACCATTACCAAGAGCAGAATGAACTTTCATTGCACAACCAATTATTTTATGTGTCAAATCTTCATGTTTCATACTATATTTTTTATCCTATCATCCTTTAATCTTAAAAATCATAATTTAGACAATTTATAATT
This sequence is a window from Bacteroidota bacterium. Protein-coding genes within it:
- a CDS encoding GxxExxY protein; the protein is MKHEDLTHKIIGCAMKVHSALGNGFQEVIYQRALAIEFEKQGLAFQREMEMSIYYEGVNIGTRRVDFFVEDNIMVEIKALIQLEDVHLAQAMNYCQAYNLPIGLLINFGSKSMQFKRVYNVNHSENKDYIRNNPKINKS